In one Tripterygium wilfordii isolate XIE 37 chromosome 22, ASM1340144v1, whole genome shotgun sequence genomic region, the following are encoded:
- the LOC119990791 gene encoding ABC transporter C family member 5-like, producing MGIYLLLNKISAASTSATNIQPAQSIFKAIQGLSVLELSSICINLTLILVFLFVISARQLFVCVGRIRTLKDDPVVNLSPVRRSISLDGEVREVKIGSDFKLSVVCCFYVLFVQLLVLGFDGVGLIREGVNEKVVHWLVICLPAAQGLAWFVLGFSAVHCKFKLSEKFPFLLRVWWFVSFVICLCTLYVDGRGFVIEGSKHWCSHAVANFAATPALAFLCFIAVRGATGIQVCRNSDLQEPLLLEEETGCLRVTPYSDAGLFSLATLSWLNPLLSIGAKRPLELKDIPLLAPKDRSKTNYKILKSNWDRLKAENPPTQPSLAWAILKSFWKEAACNAIFAGLNTIVSYVGPYMISYFVDYLGGKETFPHEGYILAGIFFSAKLVETLSTRQWYLGVDILGMHVRSALTAMVYRKGLRLSSQARQSHTSGEIVNYMAVDVQRVGDYSWYLHDIWVLPLQIILALAILYKNVGIASVATLIATIISIFVTVPVAKIQEDYQDKLMAAKDERMRKTSECLRNMRILKLQAWEDRYRLKLEEMRDVEFKWLKKALYSQAFITFIFWSSPIFVSAATFATSILLGGQLTAGSVLSALATFRILQEPLRNFPDLVSMMAQTKVSLDRISGFLLEDELQEDATIVLPRGMTSLAVEIKDGEFCWDLSSLRPTLSGIRMRVEQGMRVAVCGMVGSGKSSFLSCILGEIPKICGEVRVCGTAAYVSQSAWIQSGNIEENILFGSPMDKAKYKNVIHACSLKKDLELFAHGDQTIIGDRGINLSGGQKQRVQLARALYQDADIYLLDDPFSAVDAHTGSELFKEYILTALVSKTVIFVTHQVEFLPVANLILVLKEGRIIQAGKYDELLQAGTDFETLVAAHHEAIEAMDIPNHSPEGSDESTSLNGSVIKCDVAGNNIDSLAKEVRESASVSDQKAIKEKKKAKRSKKKQLVQEEERVRGRVSMKVYLSYMAAAYKGLLIPLIIVAQALFQFLQIASSWWMAWANPQTAGDQPKVSPMVLLVVYMALAFGSSWFIFVRALLVATFGLAAAQKLFLNMLRSVFRAPMSFFDSTPAGRILNRVSIDQSVVDLDIPFRLGGFASTTIQLVGIVGVMTEVTWQVLLLVLPMTVACLWMQKYYMASSRELVRIVSIQKSPVINLFGESIAGAATIRGFGQEKRFMKRNLYLLDCFARPFFCSLAAIEWLCLRMELLSTFVFAFCMILLVSFPHGSIDPSMAGLAVTYGLNLNARLSRWILSFCKLENKIISIERIYQYSQIPSEAPPTIDDSRPPSSWPGNGTIDIIDLKARYGENLPLVLHGVSCSFPGGMKIGIVGRTGSGKSTLIQALFRLIEPSSGRIIIDNIDISAIGMHDLRSRLGIIPQDPTLFEGTIRANLDPLEEHSDQEIWQALDKSQLGDSVREKEQKLDTPVLENGDNWSVGQRQLVALGRALLKQARILVLDEATASVDTATDNLIQKIIRTEFKNCTVCTIAHRIPTVIDSDLVLVLSDGRVAEFDTPARLLEDKSSLFLKLVTEYSSRSSGIPDF from the exons ATGGGTATTTATCTTTTGCTCAATAAAATATCAGCTGCATCAACGAGCGCAACCAACATTCAACCCGCACAATCCATCTTCAAAGCAATTCAGGGCCTGTCTGTATTGGAATTGTCGTCAATTTGCATCAATTTGACGCTTattcttgtttttctctttGTCATCTCTGCAAGACAATTATTTGTGTGCGTTGGTCGAATTAGAACCCTCAAGGACGATCCTGTTGTGAACTTGAGCCCTGTTCGCCGCAGCATTAGTCTTGATGGTGAAGTTCGTGAAGTTAAAATTGGATCAGATTTCAAATTGTCAGTCGTTTGTTGTTTCTACGTGTTGTTTGTGCAATTGTTGGTGTTAGGATTTGATGGAGTTGGTTTGATTAGAGAGGGTGTTAATGAGAAAGTTGTGCATTGGTTGGTTATCTGCTTACCTGCTGCACAGGGTTTAGCTTGGTTTGTGTTGGGCTTTTCTGCTGTTCACTGTAAGTTTAAGTTGTCTGAGAAATTCCCATTCTTGTTAAGGGTATGGTGGTTTGTGTCATTTGTGATTTGTTTGTGTACTTTGTATGTTGATGGGAGAGGATTTGTCATAGAAGGCTCAAAACATTGGTGTTCTCATGCTGTGGCCAATTTCGCTGCAACCCCAGCTCTGGCTTTCCTCTGTTTCATTGCAGTTAGGGGTGCCACTGGCATACAAGTTTGTAGGAACTCTGACCTTCAAGAGCCATTGCTCCTTGAAGAAGAGACAGGGTGTCTTAGGGTCACTCCCTATAGTGATGCTGGGCTCTTTAGCTTGGCAACACTTTCATGGTTGAATCCATTGCTCTCAATAGGTGCAAAGAGACCTCTTGAGCTCAAGGATATTCCCCTTCTTGCTCCGAAAGATCGATCAAAGACCAATTATAAGATTTTGAAGTCAAATTGGGATAGATTGAAAGCTGAGAATCCTCCAACGCAGCCTTCTTTAGCTTGGGCAATTCTTAAATcattctggaaagaagcagCCTGTAATGCCATTTTTGCCGGGTTGAATACTATTGTTTCATATGTGGGACCATACATGATCAGCTACTTTGTTGATTATCTTGGAGGGAAGGAGACCTTCCCTCACGAGGGATACATTCTCGCTGGAATATTCTTCTCAGCTAAGCTCGTGGAGACCTTATCAACCAGGCAATGGTATCTAGGGGTTGACATTTTGGGTATGCATGTGAGGTCTGCACTTACAGCAATGGTCTACAGGAAGGGACTTAGGCTCTCAAGCCAGGCCAGGCAGAGCCACACCAGTGGAGAGATTGTTAACTACATGGCAGTAGATGTCCAGAGAGTAGGGGACTATTCTTGGTATCTCCATGACATTTGGGTGCTGCCTCTTCAAATTATTCTTGCCCTTGCTATTTTATATAAGAATGTTGGAATTGCTTCTGTTGCTACATTGATCGCCACTATTATCTCCATTTTTGTCACTGTCCCTGTGGCAAAAATACAAGAAGATTATCAAGACAAACTGATGGCTGCGAAGGATGAAAGGATGAGGAAAACATCTGAATGCTTGAGGAACATGAGAATTCTCAAGTTGCAAGCTTGGGAAGATAGATACAGActgaagttggaggagatgcgTGATGTGGAGTTCAAGTGGCTTAAGAAAGCCCTCTATTCACAAGCGTTTATTACATTTATTTTCTGGAGCTCCCCCATATTTGTTTCAGCTGCCACTTTTGCCACTTCTATATTATTGGGTGGTCAGCTCACAGCAGGAAGTGTTCTTTCTGCGTTGGCCACTTTTAGGATTCTCCAAGAACCGCTCAGGAATTTCCCTGACCTGGTATCAATGATGGCTCAGACAAAAGTTTCTCTCGATCGAATTTCTGGATTCCTGCTGGAGGACGAATTACAAGAAGATGCAACTATTGTTCTGCCACGAGGTATGACAAGCTTAGCCGTAGAAATCAAAGATGGTGAGTTTTGCTGGGACCTTTCTTCCCTGAGGCCCACATTGTCAGGAATACGAATGAGAGTGGAGCAGGGAATGCGTGTAGCTGTTTGTGGCATGGTTGGCTCTGGAAAATCAAGTTTTCTGTCTTGCATCCTTGGAGAGATCCCTAAAATTTGTGGTGAA GTTAGGGTGTGTGGCACTGCTGCTTATGTTTCCCAATCAGCATGGATACAGTCAGGaaatattgaagaaaatattCTTTTTGGCAGTCCAATGGATAAAGCAAAGTACAAAAATGTTATCCATGCATGTTCCCTGAAAAAGGATTTGGAACTTTTTGCACATGGCGATCAGACCATTATTGGTGATAGGGGTATAAATTTGAGTGGTGGCCAGAAGCAACGGGTGCAACTTGCAAGGGCACTTTATCAAGATGCAGACATTTATTTGCTGGATGATCCATTCAGTGCTGTTGATGCACACACAGGCTCAGAGTTGTTCAAG GAATACATATTGACAGCACTAGTGAGTAAGACTGTAATTTTTGTGACGCATCAAGTTGAATTTCTGCCTGTGGCCAATCTTATACTG GTGCTTAAAGAAGGCCGCATCATACAGGCTGGGAAGTATGATGAACTACTTCAAGCCGGAACTGATTTTGAAACTTTGGTTGCAGCTCACCATGAAGCAATTGAAGCTATGGATATTCCAAATCACTCACCTGAAGGGTCAGATGAAAGTACATCTCTAAATGGGTCTGTTATAAAATGTGATGTAGCTGGAAATAATATTGACAGCTTGGCTAAGGAAGTGCGAGAGAGTGCATCAGTTTCAGATCAGAAAGCAattaaggagaaaaagaaagcaaagcgttcaaagaaaaaacaacTCGTTCAGGAAGAGGAAAGAGTGAGAGGAAGAGTCAGCATGAAGGTTTATTTGTCATACATGGCTGCAGCATATAAAGGGTTGTTGATTCCCCTTATAATCGTTGCACAAGCACTATTTCAGTTTCTTCAGATAGCAAGTAGTTGGTGGATGGCTTGGGCTAATCCCCAGACAGCAGGAGACCAACCTAAAGTGAGTCCTATGGTCCTTCTTGTTGTTTATATGGCCCTCGCCTTTGGAAGCTCGTGGTTTATATTTGTGAGAGCTTTACTGGTGGCCACATTTGGTCTAGCAGCTGCACAGAAATTGTTTCTGAATATGCTTAGAAGCGTGTTTCGAGCACCAATGTCTTTCTTCGACTCTACGCCTGCTGGACGGATCTTGAATCGT GTGTCTATTGATCAAAGTGTGGTGGATCTTGATATTCCTTTTAGACTTGGTGGCTTTGCTTCAACAACTATACAACTTGTTGGAATTGTTGGTGTAATGACGGAAGTGACATGGCAAGTTTTACTTCTTGTTCTTCCAATGACTGTGGCTTGCTTGTGGATGCAg AAATACTATATGGCTTCATCAAGGGAATTGGTTCGCATTGTTAGCATCCAGAAATCTCCAGTTATTAATCTCTTTGGTGAGTCCATTGCTGGAGCAGCCACAATAAGAGGTTTTGGCCAAGAAAAAAGGTTCATGAAGCGGAATCTTTATCTTCTTGATTGTTTTGCTCGTCCTTTCTTCTGCAGTCTTGCAGCTATTGAATGGCTCTGCCTGCGCATGGAATTGCTTTCGACCTTTGTATTTGCTTTCTGCATGATTCTACTTGTTAGCTTTCCACATGGAAGTATTGATCCAA GCATGGCGGGCCTTGCTGTAACGTATGGACTTAATTTAAACGCTCGTCTATCACGGTGGATACTAAGCTTTTGTAAGCTTGAAAATAAGATTATTTCCATAGAAAGGATTTACCAGTACAGCCAAATTCCCAGTGAAGCTCCACCAACTATTGATGATTCTCGCCCTCCATCCTCATGGCCAGGGAATGGAACAATTGATATTATTGATTTGAAG GCTCGTTATGGTGAAAATCTACCTCTGGTTCTTCATGGTGTTTCTTGTTCATTTCCTGGTGGAATGAAGATTGGAATTGTTGGGCGGACTGGAAGTGGTAAATCTACATTGATCCAGGCATTATTCCGATTAATTGAACCATCTAGTGGGAGGATCATCATAGACAACATAGATATTTCGGCAATTGGCATGCATGACCTTCGTAGCCGTCTGGGTATCATACCTCAGGATCCTACCTTATTTGAGGGGACCATTAGGGCCAATCTTGATCCCCTTGAAGAGCATTCAGATCAGGAAATATGGCAG GCGCTGGACAAGTCTCAACTTGGTGATAGCGTCCGTGAGAAAGAGCAAAAGCTTGATACACCAG TGCtagaaaatggagataattgGAGTGTGGGGCAACGACAGCTTGTTGCCCTTGGCCGTGCTTTGCTTAAACAGGCTAGAATACTTGTGCTTGATGAGGCAACAGCATCAGTTGATACAGCCACAGATAATCTCATTCAGAAGATAATTCGAACAGAATTTAAGAACTGCACAGTGTGCACCATTGCCCATCGTATCCCTACTGTCATTGACAGCGATCTGGTTTTGGTTCTCAGTGATG GCCGGGTTGCAGAATTTGATACTCCAGCGCGACTGTTAGAGGATAAATCATCCCTCTTTCTGAAGTTGGTGACGGAGTATTCATCAAGGTCAAGTGGCATCCCAGACTTTTGA